A genome region from Micromonospora peucetia includes the following:
- a CDS encoding SCO6745 family protein codes for MTPEQVAAASKPVVLELGDVFTRCPTTLRRARLLGISGWAFYVTGRAGALGDVRAETVAAALGFLAPDAVADGWDAARRIVPPVEVAAATLAECCRWGEDQLDTLAGVSRLAALLGRAVDAADASGMPLFAAWRSLPVPVRTAGARAAVGLRLLREHFAGAHLIAVRASGMTPLEAVLAGPDGEAGAVACGWPPPYPPVEPLVRRRLWAEAVTDRLASPAFAALGPADGTELVELLTATRAHLTDPS; via the coding sequence ATGACGCCGGAGCAGGTCGCCGCAGCCAGCAAGCCGGTCGTGCTGGAACTCGGCGATGTCTTCACCCGATGCCCGACCACCCTGCGCCGGGCCCGGCTGCTCGGCATCTCCGGCTGGGCGTTCTACGTCACCGGGCGGGCCGGCGCCCTGGGGGATGTCCGCGCCGAGACGGTCGCCGCCGCCCTCGGCTTCCTGGCCCCCGACGCGGTCGCCGACGGCTGGGACGCGGCCCGGCGGATCGTCCCGCCGGTCGAGGTGGCCGCCGCCACCCTCGCCGAGTGCTGCCGGTGGGGCGAGGACCAGCTGGACACCCTGGCCGGGGTGAGCCGACTCGCCGCACTGCTCGGCCGAGCAGTCGACGCCGCGGATGCCAGCGGCATGCCGCTCTTCGCTGCCTGGCGTTCCCTGCCGGTGCCGGTCCGGACGGCCGGCGCCCGGGCAGCCGTCGGCCTGCGCCTGCTCCGGGAGCACTTCGCCGGGGCGCACCTGATCGCGGTCCGGGCCAGCGGGATGACTCCGCTGGAGGCCGTGCTCGCCGGGCCGGACGGCGAGGCGGGCGCGGTGGCCTGCGGCTGGCCGCCGCCGTACCCGCCGGTCGAGCCACTGGTCCGGCGGCGGCTCTGGGCCGAGGCGGTGACCGATCGGCTGGCCTCGCCGGCGTTCGCGGCGCTCGGTCCGGCGGACGGCACCGAACTGGTGGAACTGCTCACCGCGACCAGGGCCCACCTGACCGACCCGAGCTGA
- a CDS encoding MBL fold metallo-hydrolase, whose product MQLTKYAHSCLRVEHDGGVLVIDPGVFSDAAAALDGADAVLITHEHPDHLDVEAVTRQLDRRTFVIHGPASLTDTLGDAAEALDPVRPGQSFTAAGVPVRAHGGRHAVIHPDIPVVDNLAYLINEVVYHPGDSLVVPEDAQVDTLFLPIHAPWTKFSESLDFLRAVAPRRAYALHDGLLNDNGLGVLNSNFTRLSEVDYRRLEPGTRIDA is encoded by the coding sequence ATGCAGCTCACCAAGTACGCCCACTCCTGTCTCCGGGTGGAGCACGACGGGGGAGTGCTGGTCATCGACCCGGGCGTGTTCAGCGACGCGGCGGCAGCGCTCGACGGCGCGGACGCGGTGCTGATCACCCACGAGCACCCCGACCACCTGGATGTCGAGGCGGTCACCCGGCAGCTCGACCGGCGCACCTTCGTGATCCACGGCCCGGCGTCGCTCACCGACACCCTGGGTGACGCCGCCGAGGCACTCGATCCGGTCCGACCCGGACAGTCGTTCACGGCCGCCGGCGTGCCGGTACGCGCCCACGGCGGCCGGCACGCCGTGATCCATCCCGACATCCCGGTGGTGGACAACCTGGCCTACCTGATCAACGAGGTGGTCTACCACCCGGGGGACAGCCTGGTCGTCCCCGAGGACGCGCAGGTCGACACGCTCTTCCTGCCGATCCACGCCCCGTGGACGAAGTTCTCCGAGTCGCTGGACTTCCTCCGGGCGGTCGCCCCGCGCAGGGCGTACGCGCTGCACGACGGGTTGCTCAACGACAACGGGCTCGGCGTGCTGAACAGCAACTTCACCCGGCTGTCCGAGGTGGACTACCGCCGGCTCGAACCGGGCACCCGGATCGACGCCTGA
- a CDS encoding NAD(P)H-quinone dehydrogenase, giving the protein MSRIVIIGGGPAGYEAALVAAQLDADVTVVEAEGAGGACVLSDCVPSKTFIASSEVVTGYRDTEEFGVHSDGLEAVTVDASTVHERVKRLALAQSADIHAKLVKAGVTFVSGTARLGEDTLGHTHRVLVTPTDGGAEQSIAASTVLVATGATPRQLPTALPDGERILTWRQVYDLPELPEHLIVVGSGVTGAEFASAYLAMGVQVTLVSSRDRVMPHEDADAAMAIERVFRNRGMSILNNSRADAVRRTADGVEVELSDGRRVAGSHALIAVGSIPNTADLGLAEYGVALARGGHVTVDRVSRTNVPGIYAAGDCTGVLPLASVAAMQGRIAMWHALGEAVRPLRLRTVAANVFTDPELATVGVTQDEVDAGKVPARQVMLTLDGNARAKMDDLADGFVKLFCRPASGQVIGGVVVAPKASELILPITLAVENNLTVNELAQTITIYPSLSGSITEAARQLMLHELE; this is encoded by the coding sequence GTGAGCCGGATCGTGATCATCGGCGGTGGACCGGCCGGTTACGAGGCGGCCCTGGTCGCCGCGCAGTTGGACGCTGATGTCACCGTCGTGGAGGCGGAGGGCGCCGGCGGTGCCTGCGTACTGTCCGACTGTGTACCGTCGAAGACCTTCATCGCCAGCTCCGAGGTGGTCACCGGCTATCGGGACACCGAGGAGTTCGGGGTGCACTCCGACGGGCTGGAGGCGGTCACGGTCGACGCCAGCACGGTGCACGAGCGGGTCAAGCGCCTCGCGCTCGCCCAGTCCGCCGACATCCACGCCAAGCTCGTCAAGGCCGGGGTGACCTTCGTGTCGGGCACCGCCCGGCTCGGCGAGGACACCCTCGGCCACACCCACCGGGTGCTCGTCACCCCGACCGACGGCGGTGCGGAGCAGTCCATCGCCGCGTCGACCGTCCTGGTTGCCACCGGCGCCACCCCACGCCAGCTGCCCACCGCCCTGCCGGACGGCGAGCGCATCCTGACCTGGCGCCAGGTGTACGACCTGCCGGAGTTGCCCGAGCACCTGATCGTGGTCGGCTCCGGCGTCACCGGCGCGGAGTTCGCCAGCGCCTACCTGGCGATGGGCGTGCAGGTGACGCTGGTGTCCAGCCGCGACCGGGTGATGCCGCACGAGGACGCCGACGCGGCCATGGCCATCGAGCGGGTCTTCCGCAACCGGGGCATGAGCATCCTGAACAACTCCCGGGCGGACGCGGTCCGGCGTACCGCCGACGGGGTGGAGGTCGAGCTCTCCGACGGCCGCAGGGTGGCCGGCTCGCACGCGCTGATCGCGGTCGGCTCCATCCCCAACACCGCCGACCTGGGCCTGGCCGAGTACGGCGTCGCGCTGGCCCGGGGCGGGCACGTCACCGTCGACCGGGTCTCCCGGACCAACGTGCCCGGCATCTACGCCGCCGGCGACTGCACCGGGGTGCTGCCGCTGGCCAGCGTCGCCGCCATGCAGGGCCGGATCGCGATGTGGCACGCGCTCGGCGAGGCGGTCCGGCCGCTGCGGCTGCGTACCGTCGCGGCGAACGTGTTCACCGACCCGGAACTGGCCACCGTCGGCGTCACCCAGGACGAGGTCGACGCGGGCAAGGTGCCGGCCCGGCAGGTCATGCTGACGCTGGACGGCAACGCCCGCGCCAAGATGGACGACCTCGCCGACGGCTTCGTCAAGCTCTTCTGCCGCCCGGCCAGCGGCCAGGTGATCGGCGGCGTGGTGGTGGCGCCGAAGGCGAGCGAGCTGATCCTGCCGATCACCCTGGCGGTGGAGAACAACCTCACGGTCAACGAGCTGGCCCAGACGATCACGATCTACCCGAGCCTCTCCGGCTCCATCACCGAGGCCGCCCGCCAGCTCATGCTGCACGAGCTGGAGTGA
- a CDS encoding GNAT family N-acetyltransferase: MTLPAGWHARRPTPDDVPAILAVVHAADTFAIGYPDFDAEDVRGALTAPNVDPDRDSWVVTDPDGTLVAWAILQNETGTGREFVDVFVDPDRGASVRAPLLARQLDRVAGRAAERGLSAMTVRCPACPPERRWAAELTDAGFGFVKRYQLMRRSLAGVPGEPPAPPPGVTVRPLRPGDEAELRDFHRIYDTAFRDTPDYEPVGYDRWRARIKSDPAWDEWFLAEVDGQPAGVLQSSDQALDRNEGWVRVLAVLPGQRRRGVGAALLNHAFARYVEKGRESVGLGVDLANPTAPLSLYRSVGLREVRWVDMYELVVPAAGV; the protein is encoded by the coding sequence GTGACTCTTCCTGCCGGCTGGCACGCCCGCCGACCCACCCCGGACGACGTTCCGGCGATCCTGGCGGTGGTACACGCCGCCGACACCTTCGCCATCGGCTATCCGGACTTCGACGCGGAGGACGTACGGGGCGCGCTGACCGCGCCGAACGTCGACCCGGACCGGGACTCCTGGGTGGTGACCGATCCCGACGGCACACTGGTGGCCTGGGCGATCCTGCAGAACGAGACCGGGACCGGGCGGGAGTTCGTCGACGTGTTCGTCGACCCGGACCGGGGCGCGTCGGTGCGGGCGCCGCTGCTGGCCCGGCAGCTGGACCGGGTGGCCGGGCGCGCCGCCGAGCGTGGCCTGTCGGCCATGACCGTGCGGTGTCCCGCATGTCCGCCCGAGCGCCGATGGGCGGCCGAGCTGACCGACGCGGGCTTCGGCTTCGTCAAGCGCTACCAGCTCATGCGCCGATCGCTGGCGGGGGTACCCGGTGAGCCGCCGGCACCGCCGCCCGGGGTGACGGTCCGTCCGCTGCGTCCCGGCGACGAGGCGGAGCTGCGCGACTTTCACCGGATCTACGACACCGCCTTCCGCGACACCCCCGACTACGAGCCGGTGGGCTACGACCGGTGGCGGGCCCGGATCAAATCCGACCCGGCCTGGGACGAGTGGTTTCTCGCCGAGGTGGACGGCCAGCCGGCGGGCGTCCTCCAGTCGTCCGACCAGGCGCTCGACCGCAACGAGGGCTGGGTCAGGGTCCTCGCCGTGCTGCCCGGCCAGCGTCGCCGTGGGGTGGGCGCGGCGCTGCTGAACCACGCGTTCGCCCGGTACGTGGAGAAGGGGCGGGAGTCCGTCGGCCTCGGGGTCGACCTGGCCAACCCGACCGCACCACTGTCGCTCTACCGCTCCGTGGGGCTGCGCGAGGTGCGCTGGGTCGACATGTACGAGTTGGTCGTGCCGGCCGCCGGTGTGTGA
- a CDS encoding DUF998 domain-containing protein → MRATRNSGLLALGGIALAALLAVIGHLEVNEDLNPWALTVSDFAVSDRGGVIDVAMVVLAAASAVLLPALRRAGRLPGAGRPGVGRPRAGLLAEALLAAWVGGLLLAAVVPTNEPGLPMDTAAYVHRYSSVVAFLALPVAGWLLARRLPGAAGRPVRGLAAASVALAAAMVWSAYPGDRLLLGLVERVLILTEVAMLVVVAAALLRRVTPARAA, encoded by the coding sequence ATGCGCGCAACCCGGAACAGTGGACTGCTGGCCCTCGGCGGGATAGCCCTCGCGGCGCTGCTCGCGGTGATCGGCCACCTCGAGGTGAACGAGGACCTGAACCCCTGGGCGCTGACCGTCAGCGACTTCGCCGTCTCCGACCGGGGCGGCGTGATCGACGTCGCCATGGTGGTGCTCGCGGCGGCCAGCGCCGTGCTCCTGCCCGCCCTGCGGCGGGCAGGCCGGCTGCCCGGGGCCGGGCGGCCCGGCGTCGGCCGCCCCCGGGCCGGACTGCTGGCCGAGGCGCTTCTTGCCGCCTGGGTCGGCGGGCTGCTGCTGGCCGCGGTGGTGCCGACGAACGAGCCCGGCCTGCCCATGGACACCGCCGCCTACGTCCACCGGTACTCCTCGGTGGTCGCCTTCCTGGCGCTGCCGGTCGCCGGCTGGCTGCTCGCCCGGCGGCTGCCCGGGGCCGCCGGTCGCCCGGTACGCGGTCTCGCCGCAGCCAGCGTGGCCCTGGCTGCGGCGATGGTCTGGTCGGCCTACCCCGGCGACCGGCTGCTGCTCGGCCTGGTCGAGCGGGTGCTCATCCTCACCGAGGTCGCCATGCTCGTCGTCGTCGCGGCCGCCCTGCTCCGCCGGGTCACTCCAGCTCGTGCAGCATGA
- a CDS encoding gamma-glutamylcyclotransferase, giving the protein MRHHAAYGSNLDPARMRAYCPHSPMVGTGWLEGWRLTFAGEDVIGWEGAVSTVVESPGDRVFVAIYDIHPYDAAQLDELEGVTAGTYRKLHVRVSTLDGDVTAWIYVFDGYEGGLPTAWYLSEIANAAEKAGAPDDYVTELRSRPTGTASA; this is encoded by the coding sequence GTGCGTCATCACGCCGCCTACGGCTCAAACCTCGATCCCGCCCGCATGCGCGCCTACTGTCCGCATTCGCCGATGGTGGGCACAGGCTGGTTGGAAGGCTGGCGCCTCACCTTCGCGGGCGAGGACGTGATCGGCTGGGAGGGTGCGGTCAGCACGGTCGTCGAGTCCCCCGGCGACCGGGTCTTCGTGGCGATCTACGACATCCACCCGTACGACGCAGCCCAGCTCGACGAGCTCGAGGGGGTGACCGCCGGCACGTACCGCAAGCTGCACGTACGCGTCTCCACCCTCGACGGGGACGTGACCGCGTGGATCTACGTCTTCGACGGGTACGAGGGCGGGCTGCCCACGGCGTGGTATCTCTCGGAGATCGCGAACGCCGCCGAGAAGGCGGGCGCGCCGGACGACTACGTCACCGAGCTGCGGTCCCGCCCCACCGGCACCGCGTCGGCCTAG